The Mytilus edulis chromosome 4, xbMytEdul2.2, whole genome shotgun sequence nucleotide sequence ATTCATGGATGGGTTTACCATCTGGCTGTGATTGCAGTGGTAGCATAAGTTTTGTgcataaagttttattttcagaGGGTAAGTGacctggggttgaagtcataaaactttgcttagTGCTcagagcacaaaaatcatgctccaaacatgaaatccagcattttgattggttgattttcgagtttGAGTACAAAAAACAGACTCGAAAgatttatgaccgcaaggcctggaAGCTCCATAAGTTTGTAGACGTATGACTTATGTTAAGAAGTTTCCCTCTGCCATATGTCCTTTGTACTTGACCTAATTTTCCTTGATCAGTGACTGCTAAATAAAAACCTACTTTTTTGTCATGGGAATTTCGCACTCATTATGAGTGATATGATAACCATATTTGATATATAGGTTCCTTGCAAAGTTTCATGTTCATCAGTCAtggttcacctgaccttgacctcatttaatgGATCAATAATCAAGGTTAAAGTTATGTGATTACGGTAGTTCATTTCTCAAATACTGTAAGCAGTAAgtccactatatttggtgtatggaatgattgtacaAAATGTTGTAAGGTTGTACATGTCAGTCTTGcaggtttcatttgaccttgaccaaCAGCCACttaattacaggatcctgacttacaaaaacatacagaatgtggcaggattaaacatgtttgcaaATGATCAACCCTTTCTTTACCTTGCACAGTGATGTAAAAGCAGATCATAAGaacaaacttttaaaatcaatttgaaaggtTTTAAATCAGATCGACACAAGCACAAAAAATCAAGAAacaaaaagacaatcagacaaacgACACAAACCACAAATCTATGAGAACTCACTGTTACTGAAACCCAGTTCAAAACTAAGTACAGAGTCTCTAGATTACGATGACTTTTTAAGCAATTCTATTGGTTATGTTTTGCATCATGGATCAACGAATCTGACTCagtgtgtcggtctagtacagAACAGGGTTCATATTCCTATTGCATTAAAATGTTCAAATCCTGAATATGGATTTAACTTTCCACTGGACATTAAATAGCCATGCATCTATCCATCTATCAATATGTTGCTCATAGAGCATACATTTTAGGTTGACCCTGCTAGTTTacttgttttaatttcattttggcAAACCTTctttcaaattattaaaaaaaattatgttggaTATTTCCAAACAGCAGGAACAGTATGTCAATGTATGTGCTGCATGTGTAGAGAAGGGTATTTTTACCCATAAGATGAGGTTATGTTTTTTGTCCAAGATAAAGAACAATTTTTCAGTATTCTTTATTTGGGTGGATTTTACTGTTTTCTAATTATGATGTACAGTAATTTAGttattattgcgaggtttttattattgcgaaaaatgcgataaagttgtaaacgcaataattaaaacttgcattttgaaatgtgttatatgaattaaacaggatttttctcaaaatagtaaaaattaaaatgacattcAAGTCTTAACCGAAAAGATTGCAATAATTATAATgcactcaataatttctgaatttacagtattcaaatTTACTTTTGAAGTTGCTTTTGGTGTTTATTCACTGTAATTTATTGTTTGCATATCAACTTCAAACACATATACTTGATATattgttaaacatgataaatgggtAAAAGAAATCTGGATTTTCCTACCAAAAAATTGCATTTCTGACAGATGAGTTTTTTCTCACAACAGACCCATAATGGACCTCAGTGAAGTGAGTCAGTCAGGCAAATGCATGGTGGCACAAGCTTAAAGACAAGAAAGCTGTGGAACTGAAAAAAAGTCCTATAGAATGAATGAATTTCAAAGCatgaatttctttttcttttttctttaattttgataatttgaacAGAGCTCAGATCAAATAAAATGAACACTGACTTTACATATACATTTTAGAATTGGTTTAGTTTTGCAAAATGTTAAATAAGTGTATTGCACAAAACttccattaaacatgttaaaggaagAATGTGGCATTTCACAAAAATTTTGACCTGTGCACAAGGCCACTTTTTGGACTTAAAAAACTAAACCAACTGAATATTGTTACTGCTGTGAAAATATTTACCAAGTTTAACAAAACAACCTTtgtttgacatatatatataatatgctaTAGTACTGCTACACCATGTTAgttttttcataaaaaagaaagGCAATATGAAATTGTAATTAAAAATTGTTCATACAATAATATTGATTTTGATAATTAACAATTGTTAATCACATACAATGTATCAAGTGTTAAGAAGTTTATAACATTTATGTGATGgcatgtttttgttaaaatccTGAACAAGTCACTTCATAAATCTTTGCTTCCTTGGCTGTACTGTTTGCTGATTTACTACATCCTATGTAGAGTTGTCCTGTTGGAGTGAATGAAAGGCAGTATGGATATAGTATTCCTATGTCTTTAGTGTTATACCATGACACAAGATTTCCCTTACTATCCAGAATGTGTATAGATTGAGTATCAGTCATCATGACATTATCTCTTGGTGTTGTCACTATTCTGTtgggtttaaatgttttaacctTATTAATTTCAGGATGGCCTTTATATGAATTGATAACACCACTACCTGTTGTCAACACTACCACTCTACCGTCTTTACCAGGATAACAATCCCCCACATGTATATTCCCATTACTGGTACTGGTTATACTCATTGGGTAGGAAAATATAGGTTGATTATGTTGATCATGTTCATACACAGTCTCATAGTCTCCCTGCTCATTCATTACAAACACAGCTCTTCTTCCTAGTTTATCACTGTTACCTCCTACTATAACTTTATTACCACTGGTAATGTAGATGCATGTAGGACCGAAAGGGCTCACATTATATACGGTGTCAGTTATATTACCAGTGGTGATATTGAGTTGTTGTAGTCTGCATTTTCTCTGAACAGATAGCAGGAGATTATTAGATTTAGTTTTCGCCATACCATGGACCTTCATGTTAAAGGTAGATACCACATTGAGTTCTTTGCCTGAAGGTAATGCATGTATTAAACAATCATCTGCATTTGCACTAATCCAAACTGAATTGTCAACACATGGAATAATATCTGTTATTACAGTAAGTTCTGTCTGATATTCTTTAATGATATTTAATGAAACACTTAATTCCTCTGGACTTTCTTCACTTTGTAACACTCCAACATTAGATTGAGTGATCTCCCCTGAAACAAACTTTGGAATGGAATTGTATGATGATTGTGTTTTTGGTACTTGTACTCCAATGGATTTTTCCATTTTCCTGACGTCAGAAAAAAAGTTTGCAACATCTGTGGATTTTATTAAATCCTCAACTTCATTGTTTTTCTCATTAGATTGTTTCATTGATTGTGATACAATACTCAGATCTTTGTCAATTGATTTGAAAATAGTTTTCAGGTTTTCATCAACTTCATCTTTTAATTCTTTAATGTATTTGTCAATGTCACTTTTCAGCACTTTTCCATGATTTAGAATATCTTGGATAACTTTGCTGTATTTTGCATTTTCAGCATTCTTACGCTTTACCAATTGTTCTttttttgtgattgcatttttttctaccatttgaattttactttgtccatttttcagtctttcttttttcatataataGGCTTCACTGATTTCGATTAAGTCATTTGCATGCTTCTTATGAACTTTGGACACACATGTCGGACATACAAGACTGTCACAAATCTTACAAAAAAGACAACAAGATTGTGAAGCATGGTCTTGacatttaatatttgtaaaatccAATTCTCCACTGTGTAAACCAATGTCTTTTATACTTATGACCTTATGTTCCTGTGCATTTTTAATTCTAAGATGTCTTCCATCTTTACACTTATCACATATTAGCAGTTCACAGTCAATGCATTTCCACTTGATGTTTTTCTCAGTATCGCATAGGTGACAGTTTATAGGTATCTGACTTTTTTTAATGGATTGAGAAAATGCCATTTTGTTGTCCAAATTAGTCTATGTTACTTTGTTCATAACTTGtgtttaaaaactaaataatatttaaataccCAGTGTTTTATGTGCAGATAGCTCAACAATTTGATGTATTCTTTCATGGTATTATATTAAGTTTTCCTGATAAAGGTAGTAGATAACTATTCAAATGACAGTTTTAACAAAAGTAATCACTAAACTGTATAGGTAGATAGTATAACaacctattgaaaatatgtttaaaaagagTGCATAATAGGGATATAAATagtttaaattaaactttaaacaaattatgTCTTTACTGTTCAGtcaagcaatatttttttaaaagttttacaaaatattccTTGGCAAGAAACAAAGGCCAGAGTTTAACACAGTggtatttatttaatataaaattttgtttaaaaaaaaagttttaagttttCCTTGACAATAATTTTGGCaagatacatttattttgtttctatatttGATGAAATCTTGCATGAGCACAGTTAGTTTTTGAGgcatatcccccccccccccccccccccaaaaaaaaaataggttgtTGTTCAGAAAACAAGTTTAATCTGCAAAAGTAGGCCTGTTATCCCTTTTATTTCGAAATAAAGTTGAGATGATTGTGACAGCATCTAAATTAGATTAGGATCATATGTATGTAAATCCCTCATCCTTTGCtttgatttttaaccggatttttgtgacaaaaatgtcggttattgaattggggatgtacggcgggcgggcgggcggcaatcaaatgttgtccgtgcattaactcatgagccgttcaaccaaagcttttaaaattttaatatgttgttactgacaactaaatgaaggtcaagttcaataatggcgattttgacttttaccgttcaggagttatggttcttgaaagattgaaaaatggagtttccagtcgtgtctgtgcatttacgcatgaactgttctaccaaagcttcccaaattttaatatgttgttactgatgacaaaatggaggtcaagttcaataatgacgtttttgacttttaccgttcaggagttatggttcttgaaagattgaaaaaatggtgtttccagtcgtgtccgttcattttctcatgaactattcaaccaaagcttttaaaatttttatatgttgttactgatgacaaaatagaggtcaagttcaataatgacgattttgacttttaccgttcaggagttatggttcttgaaagattgtaaaatggcgtttccattcacgttgttgcatttactcatgaaccattcaatctaagcttttcaaattttaatatgttgatactgatgacaaaatggaggtcaaatttgatattgacgattttcactttcaccattcatcagtaatggttcttgtgatattgccaggacacaaataaatgttaataaatccggtttgctgtcgttgtgacagcctcttgttaatacTACTTATGTTTTTCCTGTTTCTCATATTCCTTCCTGAAGTATAGAAACTTTTCATATGAATGAGTTTGATTGAACCTCAGTAGAGAATGTTGCCTAAGACCTCCAACTATTATTGGGGAGTAAATGTCCAAACTGGGCATAACTGACAACTAAGAGGGCCCTATAATTATATATTGTAGCTACTCCCTTATCAAGAGGATGTGTAAAAATTCTTAAATCCAAAACCTTTAAtatcagaattttattttttcttgaatatCCAAAACCTTTaatatcagaattttttttttttttttaatatccaaaATCTTTAAtatcagaattttattttttcttgaatatCCAAAACCTTATcagaattttattaaatataccaTGTATTCATATTATATAACATAATCTTTTTACTTTCAGATTATTCTGATATGGTGGATTCTAGTACTAAAAACCTGTAATAAAACGTTTATCCTGTTATGTTCAGTGGTCTACTTTACAAGCTATGTCGACCTAGATGGTATACTATTTTTGTTAGGAAACACTTTTATCATACCAGGAAAAAACATACAAGGAAAATACAGTGTGAGTTTTAAATCTGTTAAAAGTTGTTCTTTTCCTTTGGAATtcaatttaatgatttaaaaatagcGAAGTTGCTTTTGTTGATGATTTAATGTTGAAACGACATGCTTGCTTGTCAACACAACACAATAGCATACCGGaaattacatttttacaattatatatttgcCATTAATATGCCATTAATATGCAATAATATGCTTTAAAAttgctgtacggtgacctatagttgttaatttctgtgtcattttggtctcttgtggagagttgtctcattggcaattataccacatcttcttttttgtatgatgttttaaatttactctagatattttctttttatagattCTGTTGGTGTATTCACAGTTTCAGCAATTTGGTAAGTTTATACCCTTGTCTGAGCCATTGGTTTTTTGGTAAAATGCTCACATCAAGTATAGGTTTATAATTTTATACTTGCCCCAGGGTGGAGTGGCATAATCCCCTATGTACTatcaataataaacaaacaaataaaaagcatTCTTCGTGATTTGATCCATTACTCAAAGTTCATATGcatatgcatatacatgtatatatttttatacatgaTAATTGCACTTTTGCACTGAATGAAGTTGTAGGTTTGAGCTTTccatctttttaaattttaatctatGAGGGATACTCTTATGTGCGGTATTATCAAAACGTTATACagatatttctctaattctacgGAAAtatatccctttccgaacccattgtatacaaaaaattaatcaacgtgtggttgccggtgatctcaaaagatcattggatgatgttaagggtcatgacctttttagctaactggatgaatcaaaatatgctatgacaggtgttaatgaaattgacaacttcgtgcaatgtgaaaggcactcgaaggggattttcggttaacaaaaaaagaaaacgtattttttaatcattagagaaacagattcttacatagttactcgtggatatcggatttatccaatctcgatagttgaattattaattttaaagtcCAAGCCTCGGCTCCgactttaaaattaataatttaactattttgattggataaatccgataatccactcctatcaatgtaagaatctatatttatcatatttatagttgtaattttttttaaatctcactttaaacaatcaacaaaaaaaatcaaagtctttCATAAATTAGAGATAACTCATGTTTCATGAATGGGGacatatgataaaattataagTTTGGAATGACCTATTATAAGTATATAAGTTTGGAATGACCTGTTATAAGTATATAAGTTTGGAATGACCTATTATAAGTATATAAGTTTGGAATGACCTATTATAAGTATATAAGTTTGGAATGACCTATTATAAGTATATAAGTTTGGAATGACCTATTATAAGTATATAAGTTTGGAATGACCTATTATAAGTATATAAGTTTGGAATGACCTATTATAAGTATATAAGTTTGGAATGACCTATTATAAGTATATAAGTTTGGAATGACCTATTATAAGTTTATAAGTTTGGAATGACCTATTATAAGTTTATAAGTTTGGAATGACCTATTATAAGTATATAAGTTTGGAATGACCTATTATAAGTATATAAGTTTGGAATGACCTATTATAAGTATATAAGTTTGGAATGACCTATTATAAGTATATAAGTTTGGAATGACCTATTATAAGTTTATAAGTTTGGAATGACCTATTATAAGTATATAAGTTTGGAATGACCTATTATAAGTATATAAGTTTGGAATGACCTATTATAAGTATATAAGTTTGGAATGACCTATTATAAGTATATAAGTTTGGAATGACCTATTATAAGTTTATAAGTTTGGAATGACCTATTATAAGTATATAAGTTTGGAATGACCTATTATAAGTTTATAAGTTTGGAATGACCTATTATAAGTATATAAGTTTGGAATGACCTATTATAAGTTTATAAGTTTGGAATGACCTATTATAAGTATATAAGTTTGGAATGAACTATTATTGAATTGGAATTACCTCATTTTCAGTGGAGCTGTTGTATATTTAGAGATTAGATATTTAGGAAACCAGTTGTCCACAGTCACTGATGTGTTTGATACAGAGAAGAATAAATCCACATATATTTACCTGGATCCTGAGAAACAAGAATCTTTTCAAGGTAACAAATGTGCTCAAATTTGTCAGTCACATGATTGGACAACCTATGCATTTAACAGATGCAccattatcatttttgttttctgcAAAATATTACTTTTACCTCAAGTTAAATATTGTAAAGATAGAAAAGAACTTTTCTGTAAGTCTGTTTAATGACAGGTGTAAAACTACCAATAAAAATAGCATGGTCcaataatttctatatttaagtGCTACAAACCACATTTTATGTTCTTAATTACTCATAAACACTGATCAATTGCCATGTAACTGCCAATAGGACAGAATCTTGCTTGCACAAATTATCAAAATGATTTGAAGATATACCATTTTCCATCAAAAAACCAAATTGTAGTCAGTTCAGTCATTTATAAAAAGCATTCTTTATAAAGCAtgatttaatacaaaaaaattgaaaactaaattgtaaatagatataagaatatgtggtgtaagtgccaatgagacaactctctatccaagtcacaatttgtaaaagtaaactattataggtcaaagtacggtcttcagcatggagccttggctcacactgaagagcaatctataaagggctccaaaaataactagaaacaggaaaaccaatggtctaatctatatataaaaaacgagaacactagtgaaccacatcaacaaacgtcaaccactgaacataatttttttttttttaatttcataatgaAAGTAATATTGTAtggtatttcatttattttagacaCGAGGAAGATGTCACGTGTGAGGAAAATTAAAGACTTTATCTCAGAGAAGTCAGGTAATGAAAGTATTACAAAACAGATAATGTATAAATAGTggtagatgtacatgtatagtaTAGAACTAGAACATAGCTGTCAATTGTTAGCTCATTTTGCCTGGAGATTCATAATGAGGTTTTAAATCAATTGGTGCCTGCTGACAGTATGTTCATGTAGGACATCTTTTCAACTTGACCACAATTAGTTTAAGGatcttatgttttaaatatattttatgatacatTTTGTACTGTCAAATAtctgacaaattatcaataatcaCCACAAACTGGTCATTTATTGGTCATTGAGCAAAGGAAAACAACTTATAAAGATTAACAAATGTACTGAACTgcagtatatgataaaaagtcaGAAGTTCAGGAAAACTTACTAAAAATAATAGGAAAAAACTAGACTTGATAATGCCAATAAAAATGCTATCATTTTTCTGAATTAATAAATGGTAAAATTTTCTGCAATGTGTGATTATACTAGGTTTAACAGAACCTAATTGCTTATGAAGTAAATAAATGAGAAATAGCTAATGGCTGTAAATCAACTTTAGGGGATAAGGGATTTCTGACACTTACATCCTTCATTACAGACTCTTATTATTAccgttgttatttttttaagtgAAACATTTACCATGGATTTATACAAAGAAGGACAATCCTAAATCTCTATTGAAATTGGCAAGATCATCAGATCAGGGCCTCAGATGTCTTGGTGTCAAACAGCTCTCAAAACACCATGATTGGGAAGGTAAATCTATTGGATTTATATAGTTATATAGTAAAGCCTGTATTTACAGAACCTACAAAGAACAGAAAATCATGTAAACTGAGCTGGTAAAGTCTGTTATAAATGTCATTGGAGAGTTGACATTTGTTCAATGCAATTTATGTATCAGAGTTACCTCCCATTTTTCAGAACAACaaaaaatactgtggattcattattctTTGGAAACTAATTTTTGTGGACTTTATGGGTATAGGTAAACCAAGAAGGTTGTAAAAAGTACAAATATTCTGAAGGCTCATATGCAGATTTTGGTAAAACCAGGAATTCTGGGAATCAATTACCCACAAAACCCCTCTGAAATAAATGTAACACAGTAGGTTGTGTGTACTTTATGGGTATAGGTAAACCAAGAAGGTTGTAAAAAGTACAAATATTCTGAAGGCTCATATGCAGATTTTGGTAAAACCAGGAATTCTGGGAATCAATTACCCACAAAACCCCTCTGAAATAAATGAAACACAGTAGGTTGTGTATGATGcatcaaaattattgaaaaataaggTCTATGCTTACCTTTGaagtataaaatatttgaaaaagttttgacAGGAATGCTGTTTTGATTCAACCCacttaaaacattgtttgatATGAATAAAATCATAATATGCAATAGTTTGGACATATGCCTACATACCTTTTTTTCTAggattttagttttttgtttagaTTTTTAACATAGATACCTACTTTAACAGACTACCAGTATAGAAACATAGCCCAGGCTTTAGATACTAGAACAATGATTGGACTAGCCAGATCTCAGGACGTGGATCCAAGATTTTTCTTACCAATGCCAAAAGCACCACCAAGTAAGGTTTGTACTGAATTAAATATGAAGGGGGAGGGGGATGCACATGTTATACCAGTAAACATAGtataaaatatttacatcatTAAGGTAATACATTGttgtaagggagataactatTACTACAAATTGTATtcgtaaatatatgtaaaaaaatgtaaaatggaTAATTTAGTGTGTTGGTTTATTGAGGGTTGTTACAGCATGGGATATAAGTTATGCCATGTATTTgtcttttttgtgtgtatttatcatttttttctctaCAGTgggtacatgtattattatatatcATTTACAGGTTTGGTTAGAAGATGAGTATAGGACTTTGATATCCTCACTACAGAACGAAGATCTAGATAAATGTCTCAAACATTTTGCAACAAAAGCATTGCAGCTGGGCAATAATGCTGATGAGAGGGtaattctaaaaatattttaaaaaagtatcTACAAACCCAAAATTTGGGTTTAGATGTTTTTAAATACTGGTTAAATCTACAGAGATCAAACTGTTAGTAGCGGGCAGAGTTTCAGGTCTACTCTGTGGTATTAAAAACAACCATtcatattgtcagtttttttccgAATAACAAAAACTTGATCTGCAATAAATTAGGAATGCCATTGTTTTTTTgttctaagaaaaaaaaataaaaaatatccaaatttcttcatattaaaataaaattaaataggaCATGCAGATATGAGTTAGATTTTAATCAACTCTTATTACATTTAAATAGTAATGATTAACTTGGCAAAAAATATTGAGTTTGTATCAAGCAATTAAATATCCAATCCTCACTTGTTATTAAACCTATTATAAATAACAATCTGTATACAATGTTTCAATTTGTGTTCACTGTACAACTATTATAAGATTAACTGATTTTTGTTTCAGGACAGTTTATTCAGTTTTGGCGGAACAGGTTTGGAATTTGCCAAGTCAGTCAGTTCTGTTCCAGAAGAAAGAGTAGAGATTGTTTGTTTACAGGCTTTAGCCAGTCATTCTGCAGTAAGACttgtaaaacaatattatatttttcattactttttattTATACGAAAACAATGAAATTAACCATATTCCTTcagattctgaaaaaaaaatatatgctttaatCTACTATTCTACATTACAAATAGTAGCTAtacatattttatacagaaattccaataatatgaaagtaaaataataaatttgttgtATTCTTGAACCTGCAAAATCAGAAAAGTTAGACcaagaaaattttaaattgcTGTTTATAACAGTCATGTCTAAAACTTTCTGATAGGACACTTGGCattattattttgttctttaacTTTTAGGATTTTAGATGTTGTCAAAACATAATAAAGATGGGAGGTGTACAGTTGCTTCAGCAGACGTACaccaaaagacataaaagtattgTTATACGAAGACAGATTGCCAAAACTCTTGGAAACCTTTCTGTTCATCAATGTTTCCATGAAGAAATTGTTAGAGCAGGTACATGGAATTTTATATAGTATACATACTGCagatttttttattggttttgtggTTTTGGAAAAACCAGAAGTAtagctaattaaaaaaaataccacaaaTATATAGCCTTGTATGCAAAAATTGTCAAATCCTTataacataatcatgataatacaactgtagaatattaaaaaaaaatatgactttcCTTTTCAGTCTTGCagtatattttttatgccccacctacgatggTAGAGGGGAATTtagttttctggtctgtgggtccgttcgtttgtccgctCGTTCGCCCGTCCGTTCTTTCgtaccgcttcaggttaaagtttttggtcaaggtagtttttgatgaaactgaagtccattcttgaaacttagtacacatgttccctatagtataatcttaatgccaaattagatatttacccaattttaaagtccatggaacatgggaaatgatagtgcgagtggggcatacGTGTACtttagacacattcttgttttcaaatgtaaaaGATTTTTCATACACTTTTCAGCAGTCTTGGAATATGGCAGAATATTGATGAGGACCTTTGCTGTAGTTTCATTCAGGATGCTACTTGTTAGaactttcaaaaaatatatttcaaagtgGCTTTAATCACAATCTCAGTTATCATTTAGGTGCTGGGTGCTTCATATAAACAGTATTCATACTAATTATTAAAAAccctttttttttctaatacaggATGGGTAACAGTTCTATCGAGATGGATATCATCGTCTGACTTAACTTTGTCTCTACATGCAGCCAGAACATTAGCTAATCTAGACACAGATTTTGTTTCTTGCACTTATGAAGATGGAGTCTACCTCATTCACCCAATATATAGGGAAAAGTAAGTTTAATTTTCCAAAGTAAAGGAAAAAGATTTAGTCACTCACCATTTTATACATAGTTAATGGCATACATTGatgctagtccaaataattatgacgtctcggaagactattttaaatttttgctttgacacatttcaatgtaaggtgtcaaagaaaaaaaatatcacagcctttcaagacgtcataattatctGGACTAACATTGATGCAAGGAAAGGAATTAGGTAAACATTACTTTATAGCTTGAAGTTAATTGGGTATCCAGTATGTGGATTTATTTGCAAAGAATAAATGTTTGATGGCAGATGGGGTATTGCCTTCAATAGCTAAtttatcaaattacacatgttacactgtacttgtctataaattcttttaaataagatgaataaattaaggcttttaaaaaaatcaccaaaattaaATTAGCTTTTTTTTTGAggataaaaagtaataaaaaaaactttgatattgcaatatacaatgtaatcataagtaatcttaagtaatcatgattactttaaagaaaagtaatctaatgtaatcaattacatatgaaatagggtgtaattgtaatgtaatcgattacattttattagcaaagtaattataatttaatcgattacattttaaagtaatcgaccc carries:
- the LOC139520060 gene encoding uncharacterized protein, which encodes MAFSQSIKKSQIPINCHLCDTEKNIKWKCIDCELLICDKCKDGRHLRIKNAQEHKVISIKDIGLHSGELDFTNIKCQDHASQSCCLFCKICDSLVCPTCVSKVHKKHANDLIEISEAYYMKKERLKNGQSKIQMVEKNAITKKEQLVKRKNAENAKYSKVIQDILNHGKVLKSDIDKYIKELKDEVDENLKTIFKSIDKDLSIVSQSMKQSNEKNNEVEDLIKSTDVANFFSDVRKMEKSIGVQVPKTQSSYNSIPKFVSGEITQSNVGVLQSEESPEELSVSLNIIKEYQTELTVITDIIPCVDNSVWISANADDCLIHALPSGKELNVVSTFNMKVHGMAKTKSNNLLLSVQRKCRLQQLNITTGNITDTVYNVSPFGPTCIYITSGNKVIVGGNSDKLGRRAVFVMNEQGDYETVYEHDQHNQPIFSYPMSITSTSNGNIHVGDCYPGKDGRVVVLTTGSGVINSYKGHPEINKVKTFKPNRIVTTPRDNVMMTDTQSIHILDSKGNLVSWYNTKDIGILYPYCLSFTPTGQLYIGCSKSANSTAKEAKIYEVTCSGF
- the LOC139520057 gene encoding protein SERAC1-like, with the protein product MFSGLLYKLCRPRWYTIFVRKHFYHTRKKHTRKIQYSVGVFTVSAICGAVVYLEIRYLGNQLSTVTDVFDTEKNKSTYIYLDPEKQESFQDTRKMSRVRKIKDFISEKSVKHLPWIYTKKDNPKSLLKLARSSDQGLRCLGVKQLSKHHDWEDYQYRNIAQALDTRTMIGLARSQDVDPRFFLPMPKAPPSKVWLEDEYRTLISSLQNEDLDKCLKHFATKALQLGNNADERDSLFSFGGTGLEFAKSVSSVPEERVEIVCLQALASHSADFRCCQNIIKMGGVQLLQQTYTKRHKSIVIRRQIAKTLGNLSVHQCFHEEIVRAGWVTVLSRWISSSDLTLSLHAARTLANLDTDFVSCTYEDGVYLIHPIYREKESINADIVFVHGLLGGPFKTWRQQDRKGPGADKSSDGTESVKKGTYTFCWPKDWLAKDCGNIRILSVEYDTDLSTWNANCPFETEKRSLTVRASSILQKLKKADIGSRPIIWVGHSMGGLLIKQILSIADDTPGLDNIVNNTVGVLFYSTPHRGSSLAHLSNQASLIVAPTVEVKEMGRDSPMLRRLHKDFQQLVMEHGIPCLSFGEIEKTQIRTPKLKMLIVPPESSDPGIGEFHAMKTSHLNICKPWDRDSELYTETLKFIRRCLLQGRIENILKAGMTFKDSDR